The Spinacia oleracea cultivar Varoflay chromosome 2, BTI_SOV_V1, whole genome shotgun sequence DNA segment TTACACGAATAGAGATAAAATTTGGGATTGATGCAAAGATGAATACGGAGTAGTTATTTTCGTCATGAAAGGAAAATACTCACAAATACTCACAAAGTCACAAGACTCGCAACGGCCATTTAATGCGGTTTCCTGCCGCTAGACTTGGTGGAGAATGTGTAGGGATAGAGTGATAGGCAGCCAAATCAGTGTAACCCTAACTAATAAAGCAATAAGTGATTGGTTAAGGACGTTAAGCAACCTCTCACATATAACGTGTGTATTGGATGAAAATCAATATCATATGTCTCGCAAGTTGTGAGCCGTATAATTTGTGTGTTGATGTTAAtgcaattttaaatttaataacAATAAACCGAAGGACGTGATCACATGCTAAATAAGGGATGGTTTGTTTCAAACTTACTTTGATTAATTTCATCAAAATATAAGGAGGATTTAGGtagtgttctcttcacctgaatttcacttatcttatcttatcttatcttattagccataaatttatcttatcttatcttattgacctttatcttatcttatcttatcttatcttaacttattgacccttatcttatcttatcttatcttatcttatcttatcttattgaaacATATATATAGGAGGCCCTTATGTAATATttaccttatcttatcttatcttatcttttcttatcttattggccctgaacttatcttatcttatcttattgaccctgaacttatcttattttatcttatctgaacttattggcccttattttatcttatcttatcttatcagacctgaaataagtgaaaataaggtgaagagaacagagcCTTGAGTAAGTTCAATTCAACAAAATTAAGTTTTTTCAGATAATTTATATACACAAATAGGTTTTTTCAGTAAAAGTAAGTTCATttaaattcaaataattcaagataaattaatttcagttgAAACAAACAGAGCCTAAATGATCGCTAGAGACCTAGAGTGCTCGTTAACACAAGTCATCAAGCTTAACTACTACCTAAAACCGTACAATTAAGGATACCTCAAAGGAGGAAGTCTTGGACAATATCAGTTTGCGTCCATACCTAGGGGTGTTAATTCTCAATCCGGCCCAGTGAACCCTTTAGAACCCGCGAGCTAAAATCCGACCGTTTAGAATCCGAACTGTTTAGAACCCGCGAGCTAAAATCCGAAATCTGATCCGATCAGGTTATATTTAACCCGAATCCGACCCAACCCGTTAGTATTGATCTGATTAAGATCTGAATCCGATAACAGACCGATCCGTGACAATCCGAATCCGTTTAATCCGAACCGAAGCAATCCGAAACCCGTTTAtaatccgatccgtttcaacCCGAATCCGTTCCAACCCGAGGAATATCCGTTTATAATCtgtgacccgtttaatccgaaccgtttcaacccatgacccgtttaatccgaaccgtttcaacccatgacccgtttaatccgaaccAATTCCAATCcatgacccgtttaatccgaaccAATTTCGATTCTACGATTaaatttttcatattttggacaCGTATTCCAagacgtaaagaactttcaggaacggatgTAGTATTAAACTAAGTTATATACAATATACTCAAGAACTTATATTTATAattcttattacttttaaaagttagttatcgtTTTCATCCCCTAGTTAAGTCATcgatattataattatataatttgGAATCGAATGGACCTGACCCAAATTCAACGCGCTACCGAATAACCCGATCCGACAATAACCCGAACCGATATAAAATTGAATCTGGTGTAACCCGACTAAATCCGTTTCAATCCGACCCGTTTTAATCCGTTACCCGATTAATCTgacccgatatgaatccgatccgatatggaTCTGATCCGATATGGATCTGATCCGATATGGATCCGACCCGACATGAACCCGAACCCGTTATAGTCCGACTAAACCCATTAACAATCCGTCATTttccaatccgatccgatccgacccaacccgactacaatccgacccatttacaacccgatccgatatgaacccgtGAATAAAAAATCCAACCCGATCCGTTAAGTTTTAAATCCAATCCGATCCGACCCGTTAGCCAAATGAATCCGTTTCAACCCGATCCgtttcaacccgaatccgatgAGTCTGACCCAAACCCGATCCGTTGATCAGATTTGATACCCCTATCCATACCTCTTTTCATGCCGATTACTAGCTCCTTAGTTTGTTATTGGAATTTTTCAGTACCAATAAAGATTTAGTCAGTACCAATAAAACATAAAGTCTAATTGGCAATGGTTAGTAGCGTATTGGTAGACCAATAATATAGAAATTTATACTACTCGTAATACATAACATACTATTTCCTCCGTTCCTATATAGttgcaccattttgacttttaaCACTATTCACTTGTCTTGCTTTGACCTCAATTTTCTACtagtaaataaaattaaaaattattatacaaagtattattaggtttttcttaatatatattttaaatatatcattataatttttactaatacataATTATAAGTATTGATGGTCAGAGTTATGCTTTAGCAAACgtgaaagtcaaaacggtgcaactATTTAGGAATGGAGAAAGTATATTTTTACAAATGGAGGATGTTTGCATCTTAGCTAACAAAGGGAAAAGTAATTTTGGCACATAAAAGATGATTTTATTGATACACCACTATGATAACACAAGATAATTGTGCAATATTCGTTTAGATTTGATGtgtactactccctctgtttctaAATGTTTTTTCTATTTCACtttaattatatgttattaaataatttaaattttcatATTATCAAAATAGTCATGCATTGAGACGAATTAAACAAGACTCTACattactatatttttttcttatacATTGGTAGTGATTCAATACATTCTCTTCCATTGTAAATAATATTAGGATTCCAAATGGGAAAAACACTTGGGAACAGATGGGGTAACTAAAATAGTTTACTGTAcgtaaaattaaatatataaataaaaagtttaaaagttgtgagaggtgagagagaaaagaaagtgGAGGGAAGAAAATTAAATGCATGGGGAAAAAATCCAACTACCAATGCAGCACAACATTACACAGAAACAGCAAAACAATAGAGATAAAAAAGGGGGCAGCTCAACACtgaaataaatactccctcctaACAATGGCAGCTCAACCATCCATTCTAATCCTTCCATTTATATTCATTTCTAGCTTTACTTCTCCTCACCAAATAaccacattttctctctcctctttcgcGCGTCGCAACCGCCGTCGTATGTAACGTGAATTCAAGCAATGTGGAACTCGACGACGGCGGAGAGCGCATTTGTTAGATCGGAGTCGTTTCGAGCtggagaagaagatgaagaggcgCTTCGTTGGGCGGCGCTTGAGAGGCTTCCTACATACGCTAGGGTTCGCCGTGGAGTTTTCCGGAATGTTCTAGGTGATACTAAGGAGATCCATGTCGGTAAACTTGAAGCTGACGAACGGAAAATTGTTTTGGATCGACTTTTTAACTCCGTTGAGAATGATACCGAGCTGTTCTTCGATCGTGTTCGCCGCCGTTTTCTTGCGTAATTCTCTTCCtcccaattttattttttaaaggtTAAATTaagcttttttttatttaatttgattttttgaGGATATTTTTAGTTCTATTGCATGTTTCCATTTCTAGATTTTCTTTTTGGAAATAATATATACAAGCACTTAAAAATGCCTGTAGTAAAATGAAatattgaattaaatgaatagaAATGTGCGGCTTGTTCTCCGTCACCTTGCTAAGCGAGTATCTATTGGCATAGAAGACTAGAAGTATGGGAGAACCATTGCTCGGCAAAGTTGTCCCATATGTACTATAAACACATTGTCCCTTGATTAATATacccaaaataaaaaacgaaatttGATATGAAGTACTTCGTATTAATTATACTGATCGATATGTAATTGTGTGACACATTTTAAATTACTTTCAATTTAGGAAATATATTGGAGCTGCCTTTATGTAGACTGGCTAAGACGGAGTTTAACTCGATTTTCTTTTCACCAAAAATATTTTACCGaaattttaagattttttttttggatacgATTGAGTTACAATATAATGGATGTTTTTTTTAGGGGAAGGATATAGCTAGATTTGAGTTTTTTGTTGCTAGGAAGGTGGTTAgccttttgtatttactacaaAAATAAGGTACCATATTAATTCTAGTGGTTGGAAAATTTTGGACGAATAATAGAGGTGAGAGAGAGCGAAAAGGATAAGCGTGGAAGCATGTACACTGAGGAAGTGAAGACGTACTGAGGAGTGAGgacaataattataataattactACAAGTAGTAAATAATTCatttatgtatttttttaatttatacaattattgataataataataataataatgtgagGATTGCACTTATGCTTaagaagtactccctccgtctgtttttgttctttacgttttccttttttggtatttctaaatgttctttatattttcttttatattatcacataaataacttagtattctatcaaaattcgtgtccaattattattttaaccaattaaattcattgggtcatataattaaacgtaatttatattgtttaaataaaagaattgaggaatctcgatgcacATTAATTATTCGTTGAAAAGCGTGAAAAATactaaacgtaaagaacaagAAGAGACGAAAAGAGTAACTACTTGTATTCGAAAACAAGATAGAATTGAAGTCCTCGATCCCCTAAAAAAAATGAGTCCTCCACAGTAATGTTAAATTAAGATGTCAAGTGTTTAGAAAAGAAAGCACGACTTATGTTACGTTAAGTACGTTAACTTTCCACAGCTTGTAGGATTGTTACACTGAGTGAGGATGTACCATACAATACTAATTGCTATAGCCTATAGCCTATAGGTAGTAATTAATTTATGTACTGTATATATTCAGTTATTGGTAATACAATATGAGGATTTGAATTTATAGTTGTATCTTGGAACAAGATGGAGGTCCAATAAAGCATGAAAGCGAATAATGTTAAATGTCTAATGTTTAGAAAGGAAAATGCGACTTATGTTACTCAtcatgttttctttttttttgttgttgtttaaaTTTTGTGATACAGGGTGGAATTGGAATTTCCGAAGGTAGAAGTTCGATTTCTGAACTTGAAAGTGGAGTCTTATGTCCATATTGGAAGCAGGGCGTTACCAACAATTCCTAATTTCATTCTGAATATGTCTGAGGTGAAAATAAACAGACATAATTAACACCcttatcttatttatttatttacgttATATGTTTATTGATCGTGGTACTTAATCATAGAATTGTTTGTGACATTATTGGTGCAGGCTTTGTTGAGGAGGTTTCATTTGTTCCCGGGCGAGAGGAAGAAAATTACCATCTTAGATGACATTAGTGGAATTGTCAGACCTTCCAAGTTGACCTTGCTACTAGGTCCTCCTAGTTCTGGGAAGACCACTTTGCTGTTAGCTCTTGCAGGACGCCTTTCATCTGGATTGCAGGTACTAAAATTCCAATTTATTTGAATATAACTAGACAATAAAAGGTATTCAATGTTGACAATAAAAGTTGCATTAGTATTTTTAAGTGATTGAGTTTAAATGCACTTTGGATGAGATGCAAGATGGATGTGACAGTAATTAGTAATAGTATGACCTCCTAATATGCCTTTAGTAATTGAAAGATGTCAGGGAGAATCACATACAATGGGCACGATCTCCGAAAATTCGTTCCTCAGACGACAGCAACTTATGTAAGCCAACAGGATTGCCTTGCAGCAGAGATGACAGTTAGGGAAACTCTTGCATTTGCTGCACGTTGTCAAGGCGTTGGAAGCAAGTACGGTAAGCTAAGCCAAGCTAGTTGTATCTAAATTGTCTTTCTGAATATATATCGGAAATATCTTCCTAATGATGATGTAACCATTACAACAGATATGCTGCTGGAGCTTGCAAGACGAGAGAAGCAATCTAAACTAAAACCTGAAGAAGACCTTGACATATTTATCAAGGCAATGTCTCTGGATGGCAAAGATGCAAGCCTTCTTGTGGATTATATTCTCAAGGTATTGCACAAATTTCCATCCGTTTTTGCATTATATGTTGCATCAGGATTACCCGAACTAAAATGGAAAGTGTCAAGAACATTATGGTAGTAgttgtttttgtgtttgtgCTGAAGCACGTACTAAAACTATTTATATAAAGATTCTAGGTTTAGATGTATGTGCGGACACCCTTATTGGCGACCATAATTGCAAGGGGATTTCTGGTGGCCAAAAGAAGCGGCTCACAACAGGTACGTATTAGGCTATTAGCTATGATATGGCAATCTTCTTATTGATAAGTGATAACAATATTGGAAATTGGTTATTGGTTATTGTATCTGTTTTTGCTGATGCAGAGTTATTTTTGCTTGGATAGGTGAATTATTAGCAGGACAATCTCGAGTGTTATTTATGGACGAAATATCAAATGGACTTGATAGTGCAACTACTCACCATATCATAAAGTATCTCAAGCATTCAACATGTTCACTGGATGCGACTACAGTGATTTCTCTACTGCAGCCTGCTCCAGAAACCTATGAGCTATTTGATGACATTATACTGTTAAGTGAAGGTCAGATAGTTTATCAAGGACCACGTGATTCTGCTCTTGATTTCTTCTCATCCATGGGATTTGCTTGTCCTGAGAGGAAGAATGCTGCAGATTTCCTTCAGGAGGTAGAATTTCTTTAGGTtgaaaagaataataataataataatttattctAGGCTTCCTACCTGGATGTGTTACTTATTACAAACTTTGTTCACAGGTTACATCAAAGAAGGACCAACAACAATACTGGTCTGGTCATCCTTCTGATTATGAATATGTCCCTGCAGAAAAGTTTGCAGAATCGTTTCGCTTTTTCCCTGTGGGAACCAATTTGTGCCGGGATCTGTTTACACCTTTCAATAAGATGAATAATCATCCTGCTGCTTTATCAACTTCTAAATACGGTGTAACTATGTGGGAACTTCTTAAGATTGGATATTCATGGCATAAGCTTCTAACAAAAAGGAACTCTTTTATCCATGTCTTCAAGTTTGTACAGGTAGGTTTAGCTATGAAAATTTTGTCTATATATACTATTGCAGTCACATACTCTATCCTGATTTTTTAATCTTTCTACTCGTGCAGCTGCTTTTTATTTCTTTCGTTACAATGTCGGTTTTTTTCCGAACAACTTTGCACCGTAATACAATTGATGATGGAGGCATCTACGTTGGTTCTCTCTTCTTCTCTATGAATATAATCCTTTTCAATGGATTTACCGAAACAGCCATGATAGTAATGAAACTTCCAGTTATCTACAAGCATAGAGACTTGCACTTCTACCCTGGTTGGATTTATTCTGTCCCTTATTGGTTGATGAGCATTCCGACTTCACTGATTGAATCTGGTGTTTGGGTGGCAGTCACGTATTTTGTGGTTGGCTATGATCCCAACTATTCAAGGTAATCTATGCTTAAAAGAGATTTTCTTTTCTGATTGTATGCTTAAAGGTTTCCTGCATTGATCTTTATTAACTAATtcttccttgtttttcttttcagattttttaAGCAGTTCTTGATATACTTTCTCCTGCATCAAATGTCTTTGGCACTTTTTCGTGTGATGGGATCTTTAGGTCGAAGTATGATAGTGGCCAACACATTTGGATCCTTTGCCATGTTGGTTGTGTTGGGTCTAGGTGGATACATCATTTCAAGAGGTAAAATCTCGCACTTTGCTGGTATCTTTATACATAGACATCCAACTTTGACAcgatttgttgattttgatttgtGCAGATAGCATCCCTCGTTGGTGGGTCTGGGGTTTCTGGATTTCTCCTCTCATGTACTGTCAAAATGCAGTTTCTGTGAACGAGTTTAGTGGCCATTCCTGGGATAAGGTAAACTAGTACTTCCATTATTTGTTGTATTTTAAGATATACATGCTGCATTTCAAAGATAGTAACTGttgtgctttattatggttTTGTTTTCAGTCATTTGGGAATATGAGACTCGGTGATGCAGTACTGAAATCAAGGAACTTGTTTACGGAAAATTACTGGTACTGGATTGGAGTGGGTGCAATGGTTGGATATATAGTCTTGTTCAACCTCATGTTCACATTCTTCATTTCTTACTTACGTCGTAAGTTATTGATTTGGGAATATAGTCTTGTTCAACATTGTAAGTTGCAGTATTTCCTTATATATCTTTCATCGTATGCTGATCACATCATGTTGTTATTTAATCTATCAGCCCTTGGAAGGAGACAAGCTGTAATCTCCAATACCGAGTTCCTAGAGATGGAAAGGAAGAGGAAGGGTGAAGCTGTGGTCATCCAATTGAAAGAATTCTTGCAGCATTCAGGTTCATCAAATGGTATGTAACTAACTATACATCCAAGTTTATCTCTTCCTTAATATGTCTAGCAGTCTATGTGTAAGTAACTGATTGACTCGATCTTCTGCTTGTGCTTTCACTCCAGGAAAAACACGTACAGGGAAGGGTATGGTTCTACCATTTCAACCACTGTCAATGTCATTCAGCAATATCAATTATTACGTGGACGTTCCTTTGGTAAGTTCAAAATAAGGCACTACTTTCTCTTCAATTGCGAAGTAGATTTCATAAAGAAGTTAGTTATCAGTCAAAAATCTCATTAATCCCATCTCGTAAAACAGGAGATGAAACAACAAGGAATATCAGAGGATAGACTACAGTTGCTGGTTGATGTCACTGGAGCTTTCAGGCCAGGTGTTCTCACTGCATTGGTGGGTGTCAGTGGTGCTGGTAAAACAACACTCATGGATGTATTAGCTGGTAGAAAAACTGGCGGACATATAGAAGGGAGTATTTTCATGTCGGGTTATCCCAAAAGGCAAGAAACATTTGCAAGAGTATCTGGTTACTGTGAGCAGACTGATATTCATTCCCCATGCTTAACCGTTTTGGAATCCCTTCTGTTTTCTGCATGGCTACGTTTGCCACCAGAAGTTAACTTGCAGACACAATTGGTAAGTGATTTTTTCAGGCTGCTGTTTTGCTTACTTAGTAGGGTTTCTTGATATTGTTGTCGAATAACTATATCTGGCGTTTATTTTCAGGCTTTTGCAAGTGAAGTTATGGAACTTGTGGAACTCATTCCCTTGAGTGGAGCATTGGTTGGTCTACCTGGAGTTGATGGTTTGTCAACAGAGCAAAGGAAGAGATTGACTATTGCCGTTGAATTGGTTGCTAATCCGTCAATTATTTTTATGGATGAGCCAACAAGTGGATTGGATGCAAGGTCTGCAGCCATTGTGATGAGAACTGTGAGGAATATCGTAAACACTGGTCGAACCATTGTTTGCACTATTCATCAGCCAAGCATAGACATTTTTGAATCATTTGATGAGGTACTCAACTGCCCTACATTACTGAAGCCTATTTGACAACAATGATGTGTGTTTTTGTTAACAAAACTTGTATCCATGGCAGCTTTTATTCATGAAGAGAGGAGGGCAAGTCATTTACGCTGGCCCACTTGGACCAAGATCTTGCAAACTTATTGATTATTTTGAGGTTAGCCAAGTTGAAAATATAGTTGTACTTCTGTTTCTTTTTAGGAAATACTGTGAACCACTACCTTTTTGTTTgtcacttttttttaaaaaaaggaacAACATACTGCATATAATTGTGACAttgtttggattttggaaaaaCATGTAGGCAGTGGAAGGGGTGCAAAAGATCAATCCTGGTCATAACCCCGCGGCATGGATGCTTGATGTTACTTCTATGGCAGAAGAAGCACGGCTTGGTGTAGATTTTGCAGAAGTATACAAAAATTCAGAACTATTTCAGTATGTGCATTTTTAGTATTTACTTTTATACCTGATTAGTCACCATTCCTTGTATTCCTCTTGCCTAACTCGCAGCCTTGTTTGGTTCAGGTATAACAAAGAGTTGGTTGATCGTGTCAGCAAACCACCTAGTAACTCGAAAGAACTACATTTTCCGACAAAGTATTGTCGATCATTCTTTGGTCAGTTTCTGACATGTCTTTGGAAGCAAAATTTATCTTACTGGCGAAATCCTCAGTACACTGCAGTTCGCTTCTTCTACACCGTTATCATCTCACTGATGCTTGGATCAATCTGCTGGAAATTTGGCTCTAAAAAGTAGTTACTACACTAGTTGGACATTATTACTGGTGTAACTAATCATCTCCAAGTGCTTCAGCTAACGCTACATGTTTAAATTTTTACAGGGAAAAACAACAGGATATCATAAATGCAATGGGATCTCTATATGCAGCAGTACTTTTCATCGGAGTTACCAATTCTGCGGCGGTTATGCCTGTTGTTTCCACTGAAAGATTTGTTTCCTACAGAGAGAGAGCTGCAGGGATGTATTCAGCTCTACCTTTTGCCTTTGCACAGGTTTCTCTTGCTACTTTCTAtgtcttttatttttttcttggaaAATGTTACTGGTTTCTGAATATTTGCTTGGTCTAATTTACTGTGCAGGTTACCATAGAGTTCCCTTATGTTTTTGTGCAGACACTCATTTACGCAGTAGTTTTCTACTCGATGGCCTCGTTCAAATGGACAGCTTTGAAATTTATTTGGTATATCTTCTTCACGTACTTCACAATACTATACTTCACTCTTTTCGGAATGATGAATACTGCTCTCACACCCAACCACGACTTGGCCTCCATAATATCTGCCCCATTCTATATGCTATGGAACCTTTTCAGTGGCCTCCTCATCCCTTACAAggtaatgtaaaattaaacattTTCATGGTTTTTTTCTGGATACTGATGGTACTGATAAatattctatttttagtaacttgtGTTTTTTCCCTACATCAGAGACTTCCTGTATGGTGGAGATGGTATTACTGGCTGAACCCAGTAGCCTGGAGTCTTTATGGTCTTCTTACTTCACAATATGGAGATGATAACACGCTAATATTGTTGTCAGACGGGATTAACAGAAAACCTATAAAGAAAATGCTGAGAGATGGCCTTGGATTCAGGCACGAATTCGTGGGCATTGCTGGTATCGTGGTAGTCGGTTACTGTCTGTTTTTTGCTGTCATTTTCGCTTATGCTATGAAAACATTCCACTTCCAGACAAGGTGATAGAACCAACACTTGTTAAGAAACCCATGTAATAGATCCAGTAATCTGTATAGCAGTCTACATACATAAATAGGCCATTGATTTTCAAAACAATTTATTTCCCAAATGTTGGAAGGAAATAAGTATTTGTTTCAGAACCCTCCAATATTAGTAATACTAATGATAATATATTCTTTAACCTTGCTATTTCTTACATTGTGAATTAATGTTGCATATTAGTCACATTGTGAATTAATGTTGCATATTAGTCACATTGTGAATTAATGTTGCATATTAGTCAGACTCTTCATACTTTAGCAATACACATTTACGATACGTTCAGAACAAAATACCAGTCTGTATCATCTCAGAACGACCATCAGTAAGTTTCCACCAGGAGGTGAGAATCTTAAGCGCACAATCGACGTTGCAAGTGACAACCAAGACTAGTTTTTTGACCGGTTGAGCAGAGGAAGTTTCCCTAAAACATAAGGCATAATATTTACTTCGGCAAGACAACATATCTAGCTAGACtgtcgtaaaattaataaattaacatTTGTAGGAGATTATTCCAAGAAAGAATTCGAACCCAATTTATCAGGAGGGTGATTATTCCAAGAAAGAATTCGAACCCAATTCTGGTATCGAAACAGCAATAAATTCATAGAATGCACAAAAGCTCTTTAAAATTGTATGATAATAAATCCACTAACAATTTACAATTTAGAAAGATCAGATAATATTCTGCAACTCAGTATAACTAACAACTGATGCATTTTTCAGAAAAGAAAAGACAAATGTATCATCATACAGCTACTGAATTAGCACTGGAAACAGAAACAAGCATATGTTTTGTTCTAGGCAATCCTACTCAGCTAAGCAAAAGGACAGTTTGATTCTAAGTATAGGAATATAAACATGATTTTCTATCGTTAGTCTCAAACACATTCCCAGGAACGAGTTTCTACATAAACAAGAGGCTGCGGTCTATTCTCTGTATTATAATACTTCCGTATTAGTTCTTCTAAAAAGCAAGCGAAACCCTAATCACTTCCAGAGCTTTACACACTTGTCGTGGCTAGCAGAAGCAACAAAACCTGTGACACTAGATGTAGCCAATGAAGTAATCTGTCCTTCGTGAGCAACCAAAGTCATTGTCTTGTTCTCTGTCATGTTCCAGAGTTCCAAATTCTGGCACAATAAGATTATTCAGTTCAAATACAGATCAAGTGTTGTGACTTTTTTACCAGACTGTAGGAATTATatcatatttctttttttttatattatagaTTGCTCATATTTTTTATAATAGAAGGAATAAAAAGTGTTTGATGTAGAATAAACAAGGAAACTTGCCTGGTAACAGCCTATGATGAGAAGAGAAGAATAAACAGGGTGGAAAACACAGGTGTTGAATTTGTTGCCAGTACCAGTAAGCTCATGCACGCATCGCCATTTGCTGCTGCCAGAACCGACACTCCAAACTCTGACCATGTCCTCGCTTACACAGGCAAGAAGTTCACCAGAAGGATCCCAGCAGGCTGAATGAAATTTTTGAGAGTG contains these protein-coding regions:
- the LOC110774970 gene encoding ABC transporter G family member 32 isoform X3; its protein translation is MTVRETLAFAARCQGVGSKYDMLLELARREKQSKLKPEEDLDIFIKAMSLDGKDASLLVDYILKILGLDVCADTLIGDHNCKGISGGQKKRLTTGELLAGQSRVLFMDEISNGLDSATTHHIIKYLKHSTCSLDATTVISLLQPAPETYELFDDIILLSEGQIVYQGPRDSALDFFSSMGFACPERKNAADFLQEVTSKKDQQQYWSGHPSDYEYVPAEKFAESFRFFPVGTNLCRDLFTPFNKMNNHPAALSTSKYGVTMWELLKIGYSWHKLLTKRNSFIHVFKFVQLLFISFVTMSVFFRTTLHRNTIDDGGIYVGSLFFSMNIILFNGFTETAMIVMKLPVIYKHRDLHFYPGWIYSVPYWLMSIPTSLIESGVWVAVTYFVVGYDPNYSRFFKQFLIYFLLHQMSLALFRVMGSLGRSMIVANTFGSFAMLVVLGLGGYIISRDSIPRWWVWGFWISPLMYCQNAVSVNEFSGHSWDKSFGNMRLGDAVLKSRNLFTENYWYWIGVGAMVGYIVLFNLMFTFFISYLRPLGRRQAVISNTEFLEMERKRKGEAVVIQLKEFLQHSGSSNGKTRTGKGMVLPFQPLSMSFSNINYYVDVPLEMKQQGISEDRLQLLVDVTGAFRPGVLTALVGVSGAGKTTLMDVLAGRKTGGHIEGSIFMSGYPKRQETFARVSGYCEQTDIHSPCLTVLESLLFSAWLRLPPEVNLQTQLAFASEVMELVELIPLSGALVGLPGVDGLSTEQRKRLTIAVELVANPSIIFMDEPTSGLDARSAAIVMRTVRNIVNTGRTIVCTIHQPSIDIFESFDELLFMKRGGQVIYAGPLGPRSCKLIDYFEAVEGVQKINPGHNPAAWMLDVTSMAEEARLGVDFAEVYKNSELFQYNKELVDRVSKPPSNSKELHFPTKYCRSFFGQFLTCLWKQNLSYWRNPQYTAVRFFYTVIISLMLGSICWKFGSKKEKQQDIINAMGSLYAAVLFIGVTNSAAVMPVVSTERFVSYRERAAGMYSALPFAFAQVTIEFPYVFVQTLIYAVVFYSMASFKWTALKFIWYIFFTYFTILYFTLFGMMNTALTPNHDLASIISAPFYMLWNLFSGLLIPYKRLPVWWRWYYWLNPVAWSLYGLLTSQYGDDNTLILLSDGINRKPIKKMLRDGLGFRHEFVGIAGIVVVGYCLFFAVIFAYAMKTFHFQTR
- the LOC110774970 gene encoding ABC transporter G family member 32 isoform X4; this encodes MLLELARREKQSKLKPEEDLDIFIKAMSLDGKDASLLVDYILKILGLDVCADTLIGDHNCKGISGGQKKRLTTGELLAGQSRVLFMDEISNGLDSATTHHIIKYLKHSTCSLDATTVISLLQPAPETYELFDDIILLSEGQIVYQGPRDSALDFFSSMGFACPERKNAADFLQEVTSKKDQQQYWSGHPSDYEYVPAEKFAESFRFFPVGTNLCRDLFTPFNKMNNHPAALSTSKYGVTMWELLKIGYSWHKLLTKRNSFIHVFKFVQLLFISFVTMSVFFRTTLHRNTIDDGGIYVGSLFFSMNIILFNGFTETAMIVMKLPVIYKHRDLHFYPGWIYSVPYWLMSIPTSLIESGVWVAVTYFVVGYDPNYSRFFKQFLIYFLLHQMSLALFRVMGSLGRSMIVANTFGSFAMLVVLGLGGYIISRDSIPRWWVWGFWISPLMYCQNAVSVNEFSGHSWDKSFGNMRLGDAVLKSRNLFTENYWYWIGVGAMVGYIVLFNLMFTFFISYLRPLGRRQAVISNTEFLEMERKRKGEAVVIQLKEFLQHSGSSNGKTRTGKGMVLPFQPLSMSFSNINYYVDVPLEMKQQGISEDRLQLLVDVTGAFRPGVLTALVGVSGAGKTTLMDVLAGRKTGGHIEGSIFMSGYPKRQETFARVSGYCEQTDIHSPCLTVLESLLFSAWLRLPPEVNLQTQLAFASEVMELVELIPLSGALVGLPGVDGLSTEQRKRLTIAVELVANPSIIFMDEPTSGLDARSAAIVMRTVRNIVNTGRTIVCTIHQPSIDIFESFDELLFMKRGGQVIYAGPLGPRSCKLIDYFEAVEGVQKINPGHNPAAWMLDVTSMAEEARLGVDFAEVYKNSELFQYNKELVDRVSKPPSNSKELHFPTKYCRSFFGQFLTCLWKQNLSYWRNPQYTAVRFFYTVIISLMLGSICWKFGSKKEKQQDIINAMGSLYAAVLFIGVTNSAAVMPVVSTERFVSYRERAAGMYSALPFAFAQVTIEFPYVFVQTLIYAVVFYSMASFKWTALKFIWYIFFTYFTILYFTLFGMMNTALTPNHDLASIISAPFYMLWNLFSGLLIPYKRLPVWWRWYYWLNPVAWSLYGLLTSQYGDDNTLILLSDGINRKPIKKMLRDGLGFRHEFVGIAGIVVVGYCLFFAVIFAYAMKTFHFQTR